DNA from Kitasatospora herbaricolor:
CTGCACGGGCGCCTGCAGCCCGACGCCAAGGACGACGTGATGCGCCGCTTCGCGGCCGGCCGGGTCGACGTGCTGGTCGCCACCACGGTCATCGAGGTCGGCGTCAACGTCCCCAACTCCACCGCGATGGTCATCATGGACGCCGACCGGTTCGGCGTCTCCCAGCTCCACCAGCTGCGCGGCCGGGTCGGCCGGGGCAGCGCGCCGGGGCTGTGCCTGCTGGTCAGCGACATGCCCGGGGCCAGCCCGGCCCGGGCCCGGCTGGACGCGGTGGCCGGCACCCTGGACGGCTTCGAGCTCTCCCGGATCGACCTCGAACAGCGCCGGGAGGGCGACGTCCTGGGCCAGGCCCAGTCCGGGGTGAAGTCCTCGCTCAAGGTGCTCTCGGTGCTGGAGGACGAGGAGGTCATCACCACCGCCCGGGCCGAGGCGGCCGCCCTGGTCGCCGTCGACCCCCGGCTGGAGGACCACCCGGACCTGCGCGCGGCACTGGCCGGCCTGCTGGACGAGGACCGCGCGGAGTACCTGGAGAAGGGCTGAGCGGATGCGTCACCCGGCGGCCGCGGCCGCCGGGTGACGCATCCGCGGCGGAACCGCGCTTGAATGGGGGAGCCCCGCCGGCCGGCCGACGGGGCTCCGCCACGAAAGGAACCCCCGCACCATGACCCGCGTGATCGCCGGGACGGCCGGCGGCCGCCGCCTGGCCGTGCCGCCAGGCCGGAGCACCCGCCCGACCTCCGACAAGGCCCGCGAGGCCATGTTCTCCACCCTGGAGGCGCTCCGCGGCACCCTGCACGGGGCCCGGATGCTCGACCTGTTCGGCGGTTCGGGCGCGGTCGGCCTGGAGGCCCTCTCCCGCGGCGCCGAGCACGTCCTGCTGGTCGAGGCGGACGCCCAAGCGGCGAAGGTGATCCGGGAGAACGTACGGACCGTCAACCTGCCCGGCGCGGAGGTGCGGGCCGACCGGGCCGAGCGGGTGCTCGCCGGACGGGCCCCGGAGCACGGCTACGACCTGGTCTTCCTCGACCCGCCGTACGCCGTCACCGACGAGGAGCTGCGCGAGATGCTGATCACAATGAGCGCCGGGGGCTGGCTCGCGGAGGACGCACTCGTCACCGTGGAGCGCAGCACCAGGGGCGGTGAGTTCGGCTGGCCCGAGGGCTTCGACGCGCTGCGCTCACGGCGGTACGGCGAAGGCACCCTCTGGTACGGTCGCGCCGCCGCCGAGACCCGGCAACACCCGTAGCCGGGCCACCACCCGCAGCACCGAATCCCACGAGGGAGCTCACGCCATGCGTCGCGCCGTCTGTCCCGGATCGTTCGACCCCATCACCAACGGTCACCTCGACATCATCGAGCGGGCCTCCAAGCTGTACGACGTGGTGCATGTCGCGGTGCTGATCAACCGGAACAAGCAGGGGCTGTTCACCGTCGAGGAGCGGATCGCGCTCATCGAGGAGACCTGCGGGCACTACGGCAACATCGAGGTGGAGTCGCACAGCGGCCTGCTGGTGGACTTCTGCCGCGACCGCGGCATCCCGGCCATCATCAAGGGGCTGCGCGCGGTCAGCGACTTCGACTACGAGCTGCAGATGGCGCAGATGAACCACGGCCTGACCGGCGTCGAGACGCTCTTCGTGCCGACCTCGCCGACCTACAGCTTCCTCTCCTCCAGCCTGGTCAAGGAGGTCGCCTCGTACGGCGGCGACGTCTCCCACCTGCTGCCGCCGGTGGTGCACGGCCGGCTCGTCGAGCGGATCGCGGAGCGCGCCGCGCAGTAGGCCCGGATGGTCCGTTTCTGCCGGTTCGTCACCAGCTGTCCCCCTCCGCGGCGGCCGGCCGGGCGCAGGCGTTGTGAGGTCCCGCCGCAGTGGCCGTACAGTCTTTATTCCTGCCCTGCGGTGAGGTGCACCGCGCCGGGCCTGCCTCCGCCGGACGTCGGCGGCACACGGAAAGACGAAGCCCCGTGGACGTGCAGAACAAGGTCGACCAGATCGTCGCGGCCGTCGAGAACGCCCGTGCGATGCCGATGTCGGCCTCCTGTGTGGTGAACCGCGCCGAGCTGGTCGGGCTGCTCCAGGACCTCCGCGCGGCCCTGCCCGCCGAACTGGCGCACGCCCAGTCGGTGATGGCCGACCACGAGCAGGTGGTGGCCGACGCCGAGGCCGAGGCCGAGCGGATCATCCAGGGGGCGCACGCCGAGCGGGGGTCGCTCATCTCGGACACCGAGGTGGTCCGCCGGGCCCAGGCCGAGGCGGACCGCATCCTCGCCGAGGCCCGCGCCGAGGTGGAGACCAAGCGCGCCGAGGCCGACGACTACGTCGACAGCAAGCTGGCCAACTTCGAGGTGGTGCTCACCAAGACGCTCGGCGCCGTCGGCCGCGGCCGCACCAAGCTGCGCGGCGACTCCGGCGTCTTCGAGACGGACGCCGAGGGTGAGGCCGACGGCGAGGAGTTCCAGCCGCGGGTCAGCCCCAGCCCCGAGGTCGACGAGTACGTCGATGTGAAGCTCGCCACCCTGGAGACCGTCCTCAGCAAGACGCTGTCGGCCGTCGGCAAGGGCCGCGACAAGCTGCTCGGCAAGGC
Protein-coding regions in this window:
- the rsmD gene encoding 16S rRNA (guanine(966)-N(2))-methyltransferase RsmD, yielding MTRVIAGTAGGRRLAVPPGRSTRPTSDKAREAMFSTLEALRGTLHGARMLDLFGGSGAVGLEALSRGAEHVLLVEADAQAAKVIRENVRTVNLPGAEVRADRAERVLAGRAPEHGYDLVFLDPPYAVTDEELREMLITMSAGGWLAEDALVTVERSTRGGEFGWPEGFDALRSRRYGEGTLWYGRAAAETRQHP
- the coaD gene encoding pantetheine-phosphate adenylyltransferase translates to MRRAVCPGSFDPITNGHLDIIERASKLYDVVHVAVLINRNKQGLFTVEERIALIEETCGHYGNIEVESHSGLLVDFCRDRGIPAIIKGLRAVSDFDYELQMAQMNHGLTGVETLFVPTSPTYSFLSSSLVKEVASYGGDVSHLLPPVVHGRLVERIAERAAQ